In a genomic window of Plectropomus leopardus isolate mb chromosome 6, YSFRI_Pleo_2.0, whole genome shotgun sequence:
- the LOC121945051 gene encoding uncharacterized protein LOC121945051 isoform X2, with protein sequence MGYPITSLLLLHAADFILSFPVTGSQGCATDVTHVFCNNELVFNNSHIAQCTGPPPPNTVCQNDGRAFVSTDTDGDCEFEGDARIETLKCTDQSDICVFIIATTPSPVTAPPQVTTEGPQNDKRGHIAGGVFGALLLLLIIGSLLNICVKRYQNQPPASDSGETENLRAMQSSGDTSNSDTQGGPGLDDDSSPHRDRGV encoded by the exons ATGGGTT ATCCGATTACCTCCCTTCTCCTTCTGCATGCTGCTGACTTCATTTTGAGCTTTCCTGTCACAGGAAGTCaag GATGCGCCACTGATGTGACGCACGTATTTTGCAACAATGAGTTGGTCTTCAATAACAGTCACATCGCACAGTGTACAGGCCCACCACCACCCAATACTGTCTGCCAGAATGACGGACGAGCATTCGTCTCCACCGACACAGATGGAGACTGTGAATTTGAAGGAGATGCCCGTATTGAGACCCTTAAATGTACAG ACCAAAGcgacatttgtgttttcatcattg CTACCACACCATCACCGGTCACTGCTCCACCGCAAGTCACCACAGAGGGTCCGCAAAATGACAAACGTGGACACATTGCAGGCGGAGTTTTTG GTgctttactgctgctgctgataatAGGATCgcttttgaatatttgtgtaaaaagaTACCAAAATCAACCACCAGCAAG TGACTCTGGTGAGACTGAGAACCTACGAGCGATGCAGAGCTCTGGAGACACCAGTAACAG TGATACTCAGGGCGGTCCTGGACTGGATGATGACAGCTCTCCTCACCGTGATCGAGGAGTTTAA
- the LOC121945051 gene encoding uncharacterized protein LOC121945051 isoform X1 produces the protein MGYPITSLLLLHAADFILSFPVTGSQGGNRSIGYFCCTSPGCATDVTHVFCNNELVFNNSHIAQCTGPPPPNTVCQNDGRAFVSTDTDGDCEFEGDARIETLKCTDQSDICVFIIATTPSPVTAPPQVTTEGPQNDKRGHIAGGVFGALLLLLIIGSLLNICVKRYQNQPPASDSGETENLRAMQSSGDTSNSDTQGGPGLDDDSSPHRDRGV, from the exons ATGGGTT ATCCGATTACCTCCCTTCTCCTTCTGCATGCTGCTGACTTCATTTTGAGCTTTCCTGTCACAGGAAGTCaag GTGGAAACCGATCTATTGGTTATTTTTGCTGCACGAGTCCAGGATGCGCCACTGATGTGACGCACGTATTTTGCAACAATGAGTTGGTCTTCAATAACAGTCACATCGCACAGTGTACAGGCCCACCACCACCCAATACTGTCTGCCAGAATGACGGACGAGCATTCGTCTCCACCGACACAGATGGAGACTGTGAATTTGAAGGAGATGCCCGTATTGAGACCCTTAAATGTACAG ACCAAAGcgacatttgtgttttcatcattg CTACCACACCATCACCGGTCACTGCTCCACCGCAAGTCACCACAGAGGGTCCGCAAAATGACAAACGTGGACACATTGCAGGCGGAGTTTTTG GTgctttactgctgctgctgataatAGGATCgcttttgaatatttgtgtaaaaagaTACCAAAATCAACCACCAGCAAG TGACTCTGGTGAGACTGAGAACCTACGAGCGATGCAGAGCTCTGGAGACACCAGTAACAG TGATACTCAGGGCGGTCCTGGACTGGATGATGACAGCTCTCCTCACCGTGATCGAGGAGTTTAA
- the unc45b gene encoding protein unc-45 homolog B: protein MGDPIQLKDEGNKHFQSGDIDKAIECYSNAIKVCKDKKVLAVIYRNRSACYLKKESYTNAASDASKAIDVDAADIKALYRRCQALEKLGKLDMAFKDVQRCATLEPKNKTFLETLRRLGAEIQAKLKTTFSTDSRVQNMFDILLDDEMEKDKREKAANNLIVLSREDAGAERIFQNNGVPLLLNMIETGKQEMILAAIRTLSGMCTGHKARAMAIIHMVGVDKMCSIMAVDNEEISLATCNLFQCINDSLTGGDKREYGKEEALVLDASKDLKTILLSLLEMVASKKVSGHGRDQALNLLSKNVPRSTKKEKDYSRTLFTIDHGLKKILKVCGQVPELPDQLPLTDNTQLIASVLLNKLYDDLTCDPERDNFRDICDDYIKSKIDPNDMDKTLHAVNTISGLLQGPFDVGNALVGRQGIMEMMVALCGSEREVDQMVAVEALIHSSSKMSRASFIITNGVSLLKDIYKKTKNEKIKIRALVGLCKLGSAGGDDYSLRQFAEGSTEKLAKQCRKWLCNPQIDTKTRKWAIEGLAYLTNDADVKDDFVEDELALKAMFELAKSTDKTIIYAVACTLVNCTNCYDKKEIMPELVQLAKFSKQHVPEQHPKDKKDFIEKRVKRLLKAGVTSALAVMVKADNTILTNQTKEMLARVFLALSEDSRDRGTIVAQGGGKALIPLALEGTDAGKTKASHALAKIAAISNPEIAFPGERVYEVVRPLVSLLHTDKEGIQNFEALRGLTNLAGFSEKLRVKIVKEKALPEIENYMFEEHDQIRQAATECMCNLVTCKEVQDRYLEDGNDKLKLLVLLCGEDDDKLQIAAAGGLAMLTAAQKKLCTKMTLVTTQWLEILQRLCLHPNPYIQHRGLVIIYNMLNSDDGELAKKLIESELLEILSVIGKAEDNPKRQDPIDAARACLVKAMDLGLIKPFTNSP, encoded by the exons ATGGGAGACCCGATCCAGTTAAAAGATGAGGGAAACAAACACTTCCAGTCAGGAGATATTGACAAAGCTATCGAGTGCTACAGTAATGCCATCAAGGTGTGCAAGGACAAAAAAGTGCTTGCTGTCATTTACAGGAACAGATCTGCATGCTACCTAAAAAAG GAAAGCTATACAAATGCAGCATCTGATGCCtctaaag CAATTGATGTTGACGCAGCAGATATTAAAGCCTTGTACCGGCGATGCCAAGCTCTGGAGAAGCTAGGAAAACTGGACATGGCTTTTAAAGATGTGCAGAGATGTGCCACCCTTGAACCAAAGAACAAGACCTTCCTGGAGACTCTCCGCAGGCTGGGAGCAGAAATCCAGGCCAAG CTCAAGACAACATTCTCCACAGATTCGAGGGTGCAGAACATGTTTGACATTCTCCTTGATGACGAAATGGAGAaggacaaaagagaaaaa GCAGCAAACAACCTTATTGTGCTGTCAAGAGAGGATGCAGGAGCAGAGAGAATCTTCCAGAATAATGGCGTTCCTCTGCTGCTCAACATGATAGAGACGGGCAAACAAGAGATGATCCTGGCTGCTATTCGTACTTTGTCAGGGATGTGCACAGGACACAAAGCTCGG GCCATGGCCATCATTCACATGGTCGGTGTTGATAAGATGTGCAGCATCATGGCTGTTGACAACGAGGAGATCTCACTGGCAACGTGCAACCTTTTCCAGTGCATTAACGACTCTCTCACTGGTGGAGATAAAAGGGAATATGGGAAAGAAGAGGCTTTGGTTTTGG ACGCATCTAAGGACCTGAAAACcattctcctctctctgctggaAATGGTTGCTAGTAAGAAGGTGTCTGGTCATGGCAGAGACCAGGCGCTGAACCTCCTGAGTAAGAACGTACCTCGCAGTACCAAGAAAGAGAAGGACTACTCCAGGACCCTCTTCACTATTGACCATG GTCTGAAGAAGATCCTCAAGGTGTGTGGTCAGGTTCCCGAACTTCCAGATCAGCTGCCCttgacagacaacacacagCTGATTGCCAGCGTGCTCCTCAACAAGCTCTATGATGACCTCACATGTGACCCCGAGAGAGACAACTTCAGGGACATTTGTGATGATTATATCAA ATCCAAAATTGACCCCAACGACATGGACAAGACCCTTCATGCTGTCAACACCATCTCGGGGCTGCTTCAGGGTCCCTTTGATGTCGGTAACGCCCTTGTGGGACGGCAAGGCATAATGGAGATGATGGTGGCACTGTGTGGCTCTGAGCGTGAGGTGGATCAGATGGTTGCCGTGGAGGCGCTGATCCATTCCTCCTCGAAGATGAGCCGCGCCTCCTTCATCATCACCAATGGTGTGTCACTGCTCAAGGACATCTACAAGAAGACTAAGAATGAGAAGATTAAAATACGTGCCCTTGTG GGTCTCTGTAAACTGGGCTCAGCTGGAGGAGATGACTACAGTTTGAGGCAGTTCGCTGAGGGCTCCACAGAGAAGCTGGCCAAGCAGTGCAGAAA GTGGCTCTGTAATCCTCAGATTGAcaccaaaacaaggaaatgggcTATTGAGGGTCTTGCATATCTGACAAATGATGCTGATGTGAAAGATGACTTTGTTGAGGATGAACTTGCCCTGAAAGCCATGTTTGAACTGGCAAAG tcCACTGATAAGACAATCATATATGCGGTAGCTTGCACCCTGGTTAACTGCACCAACTGCTatgacaagaaagaaattatgcCGGAGCTGGTTCAACTTGCCAAGTTCTCAAAACAGCATGTGCCTGAGCAACACCCCAAG GACAAGAAGGACTTCATTGAGAAGAGAGTGAAAAGGCTGCTGAAGGCTGGAGTAACCTCTGCACTCGCTGTAATGGTGAAAGCGGATAATACGATCCTGACAAACCAGACTAAGGAGATGTTAGCAAG ggTTTTCTTGGCATTGTCGGAGGATTCCAGAGATCGTGGTACAATTGTAGCCCAAGGTGGGGGAAAG GCTCTGATTCCACTTGCTCTGGAGGGGACGGATGCTGGGAAGACAAAGGCTAGTCACGCTCTTGCCAAGATTGCAGCTATTTCCAACCCAGAAATCGCCTTCCCCGGTGAGAGG GTGTATGAGGTGGTGCGGCCTTTAGTTAGCCTCCTTCACACAGACAAAGAGGGGATACAGAACTTCGAGGCTCTGCGAGGTCTCACCAACTTAGCTGGTTTCAGTGAAAAACTAAG AGTAAAGATCGTGAAGGAGAAAGCTCTGCCAGAGATTGAGAACTACATGTTTGAGGAACATGACCAGATCAGACAGGCTGCCACTGAATGCATGTGCAACCTTGTTACATGTAAAGAG GTGCAAGATAGATACCTAGAAGACGGTAACGATAAGCTGAAGCTGCTGGTCCTGCTTTGCGGGGAGGATGACGACAAGCTTCAGATTGCTGCAGCTGGAGGTCTCGCCATGCTCACTGCTGCCCAAAAGAAGCTTTGCACCAAAATGACCCTGGTG ACTACCCAGTGGCTTGAGATCCTGCAGAGGTTGTGTCTCCATCCCAACCCTTATATACAGCATCGTGGCCTTGTGATTATCTACAACATGCTCAACTCAGACGACGGTGAGCTGGCCAAGAAGCTGATTGAGAGCGAGCTGCTGGAAATCCTCTCGGTGATTGGCAAGGCGGAGGACAATCCCAAGAGGCAGGATCCTATCGACGCGGCACGTGCATGCCTGGTCAAAGCTATGGATCTTGGTCTCATCAAACCATTCACCAACTCtccttaa